In the genome of Desulfurellaceae bacterium, the window GATCTGCTCGAAGCCGGACCGATTGAGGGCTACGACGTGAACCTGACCGGCACTACCAGCTACAGCGATATCCAGGACGCGGATGTCTGCATCGTGACCGCCGGGGTGGCCCGTAAGCCGGGCATGAGCCGAGACGACCTGCTGGGCATCAACTGCAAAATCATGCGCGAGGTCTCGGAGAACATCGCCAGCTATGCGCCGAACAGCTTTCTGATCGTGATTACCAACCCGCTCGACGCCATGGTGACCCTGGCCAAACGTGTCACCGGCTTTCCCAAGAATCGGGTCGTCGGCCAGGCCGGAGTGCTCGACTCGTCGCGCTACCGGACCTTCATCGCCCAGGAACTGAACGTGTCGGTCAAAAACGTGACCGCCATGGTCCTGGGTGGCCACGGCGACGATATGGTGCCGGTGCGGAGCTACTGCCAGGTCGGCGGTATTCCGATTGAGCGGCTGATCGCGGCCGACCGGCTTGAGGAGATTGAGAACCGGGTCCGCCAGGCCGGCGGCGAGATTGTGGCCCTGCTCAAGACCGGCTCGGCCTTTTATTCGCCGGCTTCGGCTGCGGTCCAGATGACCGAGGCCTACCTGTACGACAAGAAGCACATCCTGCCCTGTGCAGCCTACCTCGAAGGCGAGTACGGGATTGAGGATGTGTATTTTGGCGTGCCGGTGAGCATCGGAGCCGGTGGGGTCGAACGGGTCGTGGACATTGCGCTGAGCGACAAGGAAAAGCAGGAGATGCAGGTGTCGGTCAGCCATGTCCAGGAACTGGTCGCCGCCATGGACACGGTCTTGGCGCAAAACGCATAGGGCCAGGAAACCGCAGCTGTGGACAGCGCGGGCCTGGGCTCCACGTCAGTCACGAAAGCTCAGGACGAGAAAGAGAGCCTTGATGACCGATCCTGACCCGGAAAGAACCCTCCACGCTCTTTCCAAACGTAAGGGAAAGTATGGCACCTGTGCATGACATCCTCATTATCGGCGGTGGCGGGGCGGGACTCCGGGCTGCTATCGCCGTGGCCGAGATTAATCCTCAGCTCGACATCGCCTTGGTGTCCAAGGTCTACCCGATGCGCAGCCATACGGTTGCGGCTGAGGGCGGAACTGCAGCGGTCATCAAAGAGAATGACAGCATCGAAGATCATATCAACGATACGATCACCGGTTCCGACTGGATGGCGGACCAGGATGCGGTTGAGCTGTTTGTCAACGAGGCGCCGGCCGAGTTGATCCAGCTGGAGCACTGGGGCTGTCCCTGGAGTCGGGAGCCCGATGGCCGGGTTGCGGTTCGCCCGTTCGGCGGAATGCGGATTGAGCGCACTTGGTTTGCCGCCGACAAGACCGGTTTCCACCTGCTGCACGCGCTGTTTCAAACCTCGCTGAAGTACACCTCGATCACACGCTACGACGAGAGTTTCGCCACCAAGCTGCTGGTCGAAAACGGTCGCTGCCAGGGGGTGACCGCGGTTGAGCTGCGCAGCGGCATGGTCCAGCCGGTGCTGGCCAAGGCGGTCATCATGTGTACCGGCGGGGCCGGCCGGATCTTCCCCTTTACCACCAACGGGGCTATCAAGACCGGTGACGGCATGGCTCTGGCCTATCGGGCCGGGGTGCCGCTGAAAGACATGGAGTTCGTCCAGTACCATCCGACCGGCCTGCCGGGGACGGGCATCCTGATTACCGAGGCCGCCCGGGGCGAGGGCGGCATCCTGGTCAACAAGGACGGCCACCGCTACTTGCAGGACTACGATCTGGGCAAGCCGCTGGATGTCAACGACCCCGGCCACCCGCAGAAACGGACCATGGAACTCGGTCCGCGCGACAAGCTGTCGCAGTGCTTTGTCAAAGAGCACGACAAGGGCAACACCATGCCGGGGCCCTATGGCGACGTGGTCCACCTTGATGTCCGCCACCTCGGCGAGGAGAAGATCGACAAGAAGATTCCCTTCGTCCGCGAGTTGGCCAAGAACTACGCGGGGATTGATCCGGTCTACGAGCCGATTCCGGTCCGACCGGTGGTGCACTATATGATGGGCGGGATCCACACCGATATTGAGGCGGCGACCCCGCTGCCGGGGCTGTATGCGGCGGGCGAGTGCGCGTGTGTCAGCATCAACGGGGCCAACCGGCTCGGCTCGAACTCGCTCACCGAACTCCTGGTGTTTGGCGCCCGGGCCGGCCGTGCGGCCGCGACCTTTGCCCAGGAACAGCCGGAGTGTGACACCCAGGCGCTTGAGGCTCAGGCCAGAGACGAACAGACGCGTATCCAGCAGCAGTTCATTGGCAAGACCGACGGCACCGAGCGCCTCTCCAGTCTGCGGGCCGAGATGACGGCGACCATGGAAGCCGGGGCCGGTATCTATCGGACCCGGGACTCGCTGCAAGAGACCTGTGATAAGGTGTCCGAACTCAGGGAACGGTTTGCCAACATTACCCTCGACGACCGCAGCCTGACCTTCAATACCGACCTGACCGCCGCCCTGGAGCTGGAATGCATGCTGGATGTGGCCGAGGCCGTGGCCTATTCCGCAGTCGCGCGGACAGAGTCGCGCGGCTCTCACCAGCGCACCGACCATCCCCAGCGCGACGACGACAACTTTCTGGCCCACTCGATGGCCTACCGCAGCGACGATGGCCCGCCCCGCATCGAGTATCGGGATGTGGTCATCACCCGCTGGCCGCCCGCTGAACGAAAATATGGAGATTAACAATGGCTGAGCGCAGCATCACGCTGGAGGTCTTCCGCTACCGGCCGGAGGTCGAGCAAGAACCGACTTTCCAGACCTACACCGTGCCCTACCGCGAGGACTGGGTTGTCCTGGACGCGCTGAACTATGTCAAGGATGAGATGGACGGCAGCCTGTCCTACCGCTGGTCGTGCCATATGGGCGTGTGCGGCAGCTGTGGCATGATGATCAATAACGAGCCCAAGCTCAGCTGCGCAGCCTTTCTCCGGGACTACTATCCCCAACCGGTCCGGGTCGAACCGCTGGCCAATTTTCCGGTCGAACGCGACCTCGTCATCAACATGGATGACTTTATGGCCAAGCTCCAGGATGTCCAGCCGTGGCTCATCCGCGAGGAGGAGAAACCGGTTGCCGAGGGCGAGTATTTGCAGAGCCCGGCCGAGCTGGCCAGCTATAAACAGTTCAGCATGTGCATCAACTGCATGCTGTGCTACGCGGCCTGCCCGGTCTACGGTCTAGACTCGTCCTTTGTGGGGCCGGCGGCGATTGCCCTGGCCCAGCGCTACAACCTCGACTCGCGCGATCAGGGCGAGGACGCCAGGCGAGAGGTGATCTCAAAGCACGAGGGCGTGTGGGAGTGCACCTTTGTGAGCGAGTGTTCCGTGGTCTGTCCCAAGCACGTGGACCCGGCCGGAGCCATTCAGCAGGCCAAGGCTTCCGGGGCAATTGACTGGTTCAAGTCCATGCTGCTGCCGAGGGGATCGCAATGAGTGAGCCGTACCACCGCCCGATATCCGCGTCCACCTGGTGGCTTGCCAAGCGCAACTACGTGCTGTTCATGCTGCGCGAGCTGACCAGCGTGTTCATCGCCGTTTTTCTGGTCGTCTTCCTCGTCCAGCTGGCCGAGTTGGCCGAGGGAGCCGAGGGGTATGCGGCGGCGGCGGCGCGGCTGGCCTCGCCGGGCTGGATTGTGTTTCACCTGCTGGTCCTGGTTGCCGCGCTCTACCACAGCATCACCTGGTTTAACCTGACCCCCCAGGTCATCATCGTGCGTCGGGGAGAAGAGCGTGTGCCGCCGGTTGTGATCGCCGGTGCGCACTACCTGGCCTGGCTGGTG includes:
- the mdh gene encoding malate dehydrogenase, with amino-acid sequence MARKKIALIGAGNIGGTLAHLCALKGLGDVVLYDVIDGLPQGKALDLLEAGPIEGYDVNLTGTTSYSDIQDADVCIVTAGVARKPGMSRDDLLGINCKIMREVSENIASYAPNSFLIVITNPLDAMVTLAKRVTGFPKNRVVGQAGVLDSSRYRTFIAQELNVSVKNVTAMVLGGHGDDMVPVRSYCQVGGIPIERLIAADRLEEIENRVRQAGGEIVALLKTGSAFYSPASAAVQMTEAYLYDKKHILPCAAYLEGEYGIEDVYFGVPVSIGAGGVERVVDIALSDKEKQEMQVSVSHVQELVAAMDTVLAQNA
- the frdA gene encoding fumarate reductase (quinol) flavoprotein subunit is translated as MAPVHDILIIGGGGAGLRAAIAVAEINPQLDIALVSKVYPMRSHTVAAEGGTAAVIKENDSIEDHINDTITGSDWMADQDAVELFVNEAPAELIQLEHWGCPWSREPDGRVAVRPFGGMRIERTWFAADKTGFHLLHALFQTSLKYTSITRYDESFATKLLVENGRCQGVTAVELRSGMVQPVLAKAVIMCTGGAGRIFPFTTNGAIKTGDGMALAYRAGVPLKDMEFVQYHPTGLPGTGILITEAARGEGGILVNKDGHRYLQDYDLGKPLDVNDPGHPQKRTMELGPRDKLSQCFVKEHDKGNTMPGPYGDVVHLDVRHLGEEKIDKKIPFVRELAKNYAGIDPVYEPIPVRPVVHYMMGGIHTDIEAATPLPGLYAAGECACVSINGANRLGSNSLTELLVFGARAGRAAATFAQEQPECDTQALEAQARDEQTRIQQQFIGKTDGTERLSSLRAEMTATMEAGAGIYRTRDSLQETCDKVSELRERFANITLDDRSLTFNTDLTAALELECMLDVAEAVAYSAVARTESRGSHQRTDHPQRDDDNFLAHSMAYRSDDGPPRIEYRDVVITRWPPAERKYGD
- a CDS encoding succinate dehydrogenase/fumarate reductase iron-sulfur subunit, coding for MAERSITLEVFRYRPEVEQEPTFQTYTVPYREDWVVLDALNYVKDEMDGSLSYRWSCHMGVCGSCGMMINNEPKLSCAAFLRDYYPQPVRVEPLANFPVERDLVINMDDFMAKLQDVQPWLIREEEKPVAEGEYLQSPAELASYKQFSMCINCMLCYAACPVYGLDSSFVGPAAIALAQRYNLDSRDQGEDARREVISKHEGVWECTFVSECSVVCPKHVDPAGAIQQAKASGAIDWFKSMLLPRGSQ